A part of Andrena cerasifolii isolate SP2316 chromosome 10, iyAndCera1_principal, whole genome shotgun sequence genomic DNA contains:
- the LOC143373843 gene encoding cytosol aminopeptidase isoform X2, producing the protein MALSFIRGKSLHYGNSQLRFLSSVSTMKKGLVLGVYETEDESNISLTPTAAKYDELVKGKLQKQILLAGPKVPKGHARVFWGLDEKDYAGVAVVGLGKKNLGVNQLEEIHEGKENIRIAAAAGCKALDAVEIKDIKLEGFGDAEAAAEGAALSTWFYQVYKNKEKQKVFPKVTLYGEEEDKQWCVGNIKAKAQNWARQLADTPANLMTPTIFSEEVCTVLTNLGVKVQVHDKEWAEQKKMGSFLSVSRGSCEPPKFVEIHYNGADDGSKPIVFVGKGVTFDAGGISLKPSSDMDEMRADMSGAACVAAAIRAAAELKLKLNIIGLLPLTENLPSGTATKPGDLVVAMNGKTIIVDNTDAEGRLILADALCYAHEFKPKFILDIATLTGAAMIALGGAATGVFTNDGTLFEKLKEAGTLTGDRVWRLPLWQHFTDEMTKKVKGADINNCATTKAGGACTAAAFLWEFVAHDTPWLHLDMAGVMGPGPDDLPYIPTGMTGRPTRTLIQFLEALC; encoded by the exons ATGGCATTGTCTTTTATTAGGGGTAAGAGTCTGCACTACGGAAATTCGCAGTTACGTTTCTTATCCAGCGTTTCGACAATGAAG AAAGGATTGGTGCTCGGTGTATATGAGACAGAAGATGAGTCCAACATTTCGTTGACCCCCACGGCGGCTAAATACGATGAACTTGTTAAAGGGAAACTACAGAAACAGATTTTGCT AGCAGGTCCGAAAGTTCCCAAAGGTCATGCTAGAGTATTTTGGGGTTTGGATGAGAAGGATTATGCGGGAGTCGCGGTCGTTGGCCTTGGAAAGAAAAACCTTGGCGTTAACCAACTGGAAGAAATACACGAAGGAAAAGAGAACATACGTATTGCCGCAGCAG CTGGCTGCAAGGCACTGGACGCGGTTGAAATAAAAGACATAAAACTGGAAGGATTCGGGGACGCAGAAGCTGCGGCGGAAGGAGCCGCGTTATCTACATGGTTCTATCAGGTTTACAAGAATAAGGAAAAGCAGaaagtatttccaaaagttacgCTGTATGGCGAAGAAGAAGA CAAACAATGGTGCGTTGGGAACATCAAAGCTAAAGCACAGAATTGGGCACGCCAGCTCGCAGACACCCCAGCTAATCTAATGACACCGACGATCTTCTCCGAAGAAGTCTGCACAGTCCTCACTAACCTAGGAGTTAAGGTACAGGTACACGACAAGGAATGGGCGGAACAGAAGAAAATGGGCTCCTTCCTCAGCGTGTCTCGCGGTAGCTGCGAGCCACCAAAGTTCGTTGAAATTCATTACAATGGTGCTGACGACGGGAGCAAACCGATCGTCTTCGTTGGGAAGGGCGTTACATTTGACGCTGGCGGTATTAGTCTCAAG CCGTCATCCGATATGGACGAAATGCGCGCGGATATGAGCGGCGCAGCGTGCGTGGCAGCTGCTATCCGAGCCGCTGCTGAGCTTAAACTGAAACTGAACATCATCGGCCTGCTACCCCTCACGGAGAATCTGCCTTCGGGGACCGCGACTAAACCAGGAGACCTCGTAGTTGCGATGAATGGCAAGACCATCATCGTGGATAATACGGACGCGGAAGGTAGACTCATTCTTGCGGATGCACTTTGCTACGCGCACGAGTTTAAACCAAA ATTCATCTTGGACATCGCGACGCTGACTGGTGCAGCGATGATCGCTCTAGGAGGAGCAGCCACTGGTGTCTTCACGAACGACGGTACGCTGTTTGAGAAGTTAAAGGAAGCTGGTACTCTAACCGGCGACCGAGTATGGAGACTTCCCCTCTGGCAACACTTCACCGACGAGATGACAA AAAAAGTTAAAGGAGCCGATATTAATAATTGCGCGACGACCAAAGCTGGTGGCGCGTGCACCGCAGCCGCCTTCTTATGGGAATTCGTTGCGCACGATACCCCGTGGCTGCATTTAGACATGGCGGGGGTGATGGGCCCCGGGCCCGACGATTTGCCCTACATACCAACCGGAATGACAGGTCGCCCAACTCGCACGCTCATTCAGTTCTTAGAAGCATTGTGCTAA
- the LOC143373843 gene encoding cytosol aminopeptidase isoform X3, which yields MKKGLVLGVYETEDESNISLTPTAAKYDELVKGKLQKQILLAGPKVPKGHARVFWGLDEKDYAGVAVVGLGKKNLGVNQLEEIHEGKENIRIAAAAGCKALDAVEIKDIKLEGFGDAEAAAEGAALSTWFYQVYKNKEKQKVFPKVTLYGEEEDKQWCVGNIKAKAQNWARQLADTPANLMTPTIFSEEVCTVLTNLGVKVQVHDKEWAEQKKMGSFLSVSRGSCEPPKFVEIHYNGADDGSKPIVFVGKGVTFDAGGISLKPSSDMDEMRADMSGAACVAAAIRAAAELKLKLNIIGLLPLTENLPSGTATKPGDLVVAMNGKTIIVDNTDAEGRLILADALCYAHEFKPKFILDIATLTGAAMIALGGAATGVFTNDGTLFEKLKEAGTLTGDRVWRLPLWQHFTDEMTKKVKGADINNCATTKAGGACTAAAFLWEFVAHDTPWLHLDMAGVMGPGPDDLPYIPTGMTGRPTRTLIQFLEALC from the exons ATGAAG AAAGGATTGGTGCTCGGTGTATATGAGACAGAAGATGAGTCCAACATTTCGTTGACCCCCACGGCGGCTAAATACGATGAACTTGTTAAAGGGAAACTACAGAAACAGATTTTGCT AGCAGGTCCGAAAGTTCCCAAAGGTCATGCTAGAGTATTTTGGGGTTTGGATGAGAAGGATTATGCGGGAGTCGCGGTCGTTGGCCTTGGAAAGAAAAACCTTGGCGTTAACCAACTGGAAGAAATACACGAAGGAAAAGAGAACATACGTATTGCCGCAGCAG CTGGCTGCAAGGCACTGGACGCGGTTGAAATAAAAGACATAAAACTGGAAGGATTCGGGGACGCAGAAGCTGCGGCGGAAGGAGCCGCGTTATCTACATGGTTCTATCAGGTTTACAAGAATAAGGAAAAGCAGaaagtatttccaaaagttacgCTGTATGGCGAAGAAGAAGA CAAACAATGGTGCGTTGGGAACATCAAAGCTAAAGCACAGAATTGGGCACGCCAGCTCGCAGACACCCCAGCTAATCTAATGACACCGACGATCTTCTCCGAAGAAGTCTGCACAGTCCTCACTAACCTAGGAGTTAAGGTACAGGTACACGACAAGGAATGGGCGGAACAGAAGAAAATGGGCTCCTTCCTCAGCGTGTCTCGCGGTAGCTGCGAGCCACCAAAGTTCGTTGAAATTCATTACAATGGTGCTGACGACGGGAGCAAACCGATCGTCTTCGTTGGGAAGGGCGTTACATTTGACGCTGGCGGTATTAGTCTCAAG CCGTCATCCGATATGGACGAAATGCGCGCGGATATGAGCGGCGCAGCGTGCGTGGCAGCTGCTATCCGAGCCGCTGCTGAGCTTAAACTGAAACTGAACATCATCGGCCTGCTACCCCTCACGGAGAATCTGCCTTCGGGGACCGCGACTAAACCAGGAGACCTCGTAGTTGCGATGAATGGCAAGACCATCATCGTGGATAATACGGACGCGGAAGGTAGACTCATTCTTGCGGATGCACTTTGCTACGCGCACGAGTTTAAACCAAA ATTCATCTTGGACATCGCGACGCTGACTGGTGCAGCGATGATCGCTCTAGGAGGAGCAGCCACTGGTGTCTTCACGAACGACGGTACGCTGTTTGAGAAGTTAAAGGAAGCTGGTACTCTAACCGGCGACCGAGTATGGAGACTTCCCCTCTGGCAACACTTCACCGACGAGATGACAA AAAAAGTTAAAGGAGCCGATATTAATAATTGCGCGACGACCAAAGCTGGTGGCGCGTGCACCGCAGCCGCCTTCTTATGGGAATTCGTTGCGCACGATACCCCGTGGCTGCATTTAGACATGGCGGGGGTGATGGGCCCCGGGCCCGACGATTTGCCCTACATACCAACCGGAATGACAGGTCGCCCAACTCGCACGCTCATTCAGTTCTTAGAAGCATTGTGCTAA
- the LOC143373843 gene encoding E3 ubiquitin-protein ligase COP1 isoform X1: MSAISDSSLGNDNAAGSSVGECSSGISKQHQSTNILHKISGSLEDKNNDYLCPICFEVIDEAHITRCGHTFCYRCIVKSLEANGRCPKCSYTLTQQDIFPNFLLHELISKYKTRIKGLAELGSSYTVDGRHRAMGTDLSVPPYDGLRDIVAAESANLTLPDVNVMLDVLTQRKHLLEAETCAAQNKLLHEFLKHLLQQKEEQKNQLQKEIALIKRDMEEVESILRDVQSKCPRIEDLKKSSENDNAQVSAIRREMIGLIDIIDSNMVKPNEKAIASGNDTFATSTRSQKQNDYIMGSTLAVRRKRMHAHFDDFVQCYFDSRAKELLLGHKPHAQGETWHGTSSGLDVFRENLVKFSRYNSLRPLATLNYSSDIFNNSTIVSSIEFDKDNEFFAIAGVTKRIKVFDYSAVIRDTVDIHYPCVEMVSSSKISCVSWNSFHKGMLASSDYEGTVTVWDAATGQRTKAFQEHEKRCWSVDFNDVDTRLIASGSDDARVKLWSLNNDHSVASLEAKANVCCVKFNPRSSCHLAFGSADHCVHYYDLRNMKEALCIFKGHRKAVSYVKFINKEEIVSASTDSQLKMWNINNPHCLRSFVGHVNEKNFVGLATDGDYVACGSENNALYVYYKGLTKQLFSYKFDAVRSILEIQERREEDLNEFVSAVCWRQMSNVVVAANSQGIIKILELV, encoded by the coding sequence ATGTCTGCTATCAGTGATAGTAGCTTGGGAAATGATAACGCTGCTGGAAGCAGTGTGGGTGAATGTAGTAGCGGGATAAGTAAACAACACCAGTCGACAAATATTCTGCACAAGATTAGTGGCTCGCTGGAAGATAAAAACAATGATTATCTCTGTCCAATTTGCTTCGAGGTGATCGACGAAGCCCATATCACGCGCTGCGGTCATACGTTCTGTTATCGTTGTATCGTAAAATCTCTGGAAGCGAATGGGCGTTGCCCGAAATGCAGCTACACACTGACGCAGCAGGATATCTTCCCAAACTTCTTATTACACGAATTGATATCGAAATACAAAACTAGAATTAAGGGTCTCGCTGAATTAGGATCATCGTACACAGTCGATGGCAGACACAGAGCGATGGGGACAGATCTGTCTGTCCCGCCGTACGACGGATTAAGAGATATTGTAGCTGCTGAGAGCGCTAATCTCACTTTACCAGATGTCAATGTAATGTTAGACGTACTAACGCAGAGGAAACATCTACTCGAAGCCGAGACATGCGCGGCGCAGAACAAATTGCTGCACGAATTTTTGAAACATTTGCTGCAGCAGAAGGAGGAGCAAAAGAATCAGTTACAAAAAGAGATAGCATTAATTAAGAGGGACATGGAAGAAGTAGAGAGTATTTTAAGGGATGTTCAGAGCAAATGCCCCAGAATAGAGGATTTGAAGAAGTCAAGCGAGAATGATAATGCGCAGGTATCCGCTATTAGAAGAGAGATGATTGGCCTTATAGACATAATAGATTCGAATATGGTGAAACCGAATGAAAAAGCAATCGCGTCTGGGAACGACACGTTCGCTACTTCCACGAGAAGTCAGAAACAAAACGACTACATCATGGGTTCGACTTTGGCTGTACGCCGGAAGAGAATGCATGCTCATTTCGACGATTTCGTGCAATGCTACTTTGACTCTCGCGCCAAGGAGCTGCTCCTTGGCCACAAGCCTCATGCTCAGGGTGAAACATGGCACGGCACGAGTTCAGGACTTGACGTCTTTAGAGAGAATCTCGTGAAATTCTCAAGATACAATTCATTGCGTCCATTAGCAACATTGAATTACTCATCGGACATATTTAATAACTCCACCATTGTGTCGAGTATAGAATTTGACAAAGACAATGAATTCTTCGCGATAGCTGGAGTCACGAAGCGTATAAAAGTATTTGACTATAGCGCTGTAATAAGGGACACTGTTGATATTCATTACCCCTGCGTAGAAATGGTCTCCAGCTCAAAGATATCATGCGTCTCGTGGAATTCCTTTCACAAAGGGATGCTGGCGTCGTCTGATTACGAAGGGACTGTAACGGTGTGGGACGCTGCGACTGGTCAGAGAACGAAAGCGTTTCAAGAGCACGAAAAGAGATGCTGGTCCGTCGATTTCAATGATGTAGATACCAGGCTCATAGCATCCGGCTCGGATGATGCCAGAGTGAAACTATGGTCTTTGAATAACGACCATTCCGTTGCGTCTTTAGAAGCGAAAGCTAATGTCTGCTGCGTAAAATTTAATCCGCGCAGCTCGTGCCACTTGGCGTTTGGATCTGCGGACCATTGTGTCCATTACTACGACCTGCGCAATATGAAGGAAGCACTGTGCATTTTTAAAGGCCATCGTAAAGCTGTCTCGTACGTTAAGTTCATTAACAAAGAAGAGATAGTGTCGGCCAGCACAGATTCGCAACTGAAAATGTGGAACATTAACAATCCGCATTGCTTGCGTTCCTTTGTCGGACACGTTAACGAGAAGAACTTTGTAGGTCTGGCCACCGATGGCGATTACGTGGCGTGTGGATCGGAGAATAATGCACTTTATGTATATTACAAAGGACTTACTAAGCAATTGTTCTCTTATAAATTCGATGCTGTTCGAAGTATATTAGAGATACAAGAACGAAGAGAAGAGGATTTGAATGAATTTGTGTCCGCGGTCTGTTGGAGACAGATGTCTAACGTCGTGGTAGCTGCGAATTCCCAAGGAATCATTAAAATATTAGAACTCGTTTGA
- the Med28 gene encoding mediator complex subunit 28, translated as MATPTNGNGNLIDEFEEAFQQCLSILTTKDEGLVSNGIGVSGGLAVDKEEARSEVEQVTLRFIDLARQMEAFFLQKRFLLSALKPELVVKEDINDLRLELARKEDLIKRHYDKIAVWQNLLADLQGWAKSPAQGPAPNGLPNGTQSGQSQQTANGGGTATMQQQQQILQHQQQLQQQQLQHLQQHQMQQQQLHQQQVQQGSGAPPTSGLQGVGVSVGQQGMFMAQAGVGVTGARAGFPVGGVGSSALQGPLAFLEKTTSNIGMPERRS; from the exons ATGGCGACACCCACTAATGGCAACGGTAACCTTATCGACGAGTTCGAGGAGGCATTCCAA CAATGCCTGAGCATCCTGACGACAAAGGACGAAGGGTTAGTGAGCAATGGAATCGGAGTGTCCGGCGGTTTGGCGGTGGATAAAGAGGAAGCTCGCAGTGAAGTCGAGCAAGTCACGCTGAGGTTTATAGACCTGGCGAGGCAAATGGAAGCCTTCTTTCTGCAGAAGAGATTCTTATTGTCCGCACTGAAACCCGAGCTAGTAGTGAAAGAGGACATCAATGACCTTAGATTAGAGTTAGCTCGTAAGGAAGATCTTATAAAGAGGCACTATGATAAAATCGCCGTGTGGCAGAACCTCTTAGCCGATTTGCAAGGCTGGGCTAAATCGCCGGCCCAAGGACCAGCTCCTAATG GTTTACCAAATGGCACGCAAAGCGGGCAGAGCCAACAGACCGCGAACGGCGGTGGAACCGCGACGatgcagcaacagcagcaaatATTGCAGCACCAGCAGCAGCTTCAACAACAACAGCTGCAGCATCTACAGCAGCATCAAATGCAGCAGCAACAGCTTCATCAGCAACAG GTGCAGCAAGGATCAGGCGCACCGCCCACGTCAGGCCTTCAAGGAGTCGGAGTGTCGGTTGGGCAGCAGGGCATGTTCATGGCACAAGCGGGAGTAGGCGTGACCGGTGCGAGGGCCGGGTTCCCCGTTGGAGGTGTAGGAAGCAGTGCTCTTCAGGGTCCACTTGCTTTCCTGGAGAAGACAACGAGCAATATAGGAATGCCGGAAAGGCGGAGTTGA
- the LOC143374197 gene encoding uncharacterized protein LOC143374197 yields MSRNPRAGPSGVGLTKTEQLRRAKTAAVVQELEKKREALVKHQGAPAGLGRPKKILSYEPKKVDFCKPTMTKAMMARLKHAEKFKQEYESRKDITTGDRRPKRTTAPIGGDARSMGRERTPKQTRPPRPITPPPRPVTPPPRPITPPPTPRRQVPVPKRGFGFGAGPSQLPTFRRTLKPPEQGPNIARKTNELARMMNADVIQAEPIGDGPISNIVIPPGTVSDDRTTIVSIPQAAVDTDARLTSQVANRSIQVISDTLDEQDAAESTTVQNRLTELQQARREFVIAVANVGGNAVSINEPAQPVQPPKTPLARSPARSPPSKILPIVTSVQRLYRPGPLEPVYGRDHPDILAAREHIQKTLANIEARKAAQRMDEEFERLGAMEDSGDLRLDIPFEEELYQDKDISWEEDEETGMAMPIPSRVKAYTEPVPKQQKPYDYQSFDPEELEKFFDIEQFPPCAICGPPEGREHLNPDLWGLDDPWFFEPPMPDGTDLIDFGSDLIDFDT; encoded by the exons ATGAGTCGCAATCCACGGGCAGGTCCCTCGGGCGTTGGGCTTACGAAAACAGAGCAACTTCGTCGAGCCAAGACCGCTGCAGTGGTGCAAGAACTTGAAAAGAAACGCGAAGCTCTGGTAAAGCACCAGGGAGCACCAGCAGGGCTTGGGAGACCCAAAAAGATATTATCCTACGAGCCAAAGAAGGTGGACTTCTGTAAGCCAACGATGACGAAGGCAATGATGGCTAGACTGAAGCACGCGGAGAAATTTAAGCAAGAGTACGAAAGCAGGAAAGACATAACGACTGGCGACCGTCGACCTAAAAGGACAACTGCTCCGATAGGAGGTGATGCCAGGTC GATGGGAAGAGAGAGAACACCTAAACAAACAAGACCTCCAAGGCCGATAACACCGCCTCCAAGGCCGGTAACACCGCCTCCAAGGCCGATAACACCACCCCCAACTCCTAGGAGACAGGTTCCTGTACCAAAAAGAGGCTTCGGATTCGGGGCTGGACCCAGCCAGTTACCAACGTTTAGGAGGACCCTGAAACCACCTGAGCAGGGTCCAAACATAGCTAGGAAGACCAATGAATTGGCTAGAATGATGAACGCCGACGTAATCCAGGCAGAGCCGATCGGCGACGGGCCAATCAGTAACATTGTGATACCTCCTGGAACAGTGAGCGACGACCGTACCACCATCGTCAGCATACCACAGGCAGCTGTAGATACCGATGCAAGGCTAACGTCACAGGTGGCAAATCGCTCGATTCAAGTGATCAG TGATACTCTTGACGAGCAAGATGCCGCAGAATCTACGACGGTGCAGAACAGGCTAACAGAATTACAGCAAGCTAGACGAGAATTTGTTATCGCAGTGGCGAATGTTGGTGGTAACGCTGTTAGCATCAACGAACCAGCTCAACCTGTACAGCCCCCTAAAACTCCTCTGGCCCGCTCCCCGGCGCGCTCTCCGCC CTCAAAAATCCTACCAATTGTTACATCCGTTCAACGTTTATATAGACCCGGCCCATTAGAACCCGTATATGGGCGGGATCATCCAGATATTCTAGCTGCACGCGAGCACATACAGAAAACTTTAGCCAACATAGAGGCGAGAAAGGCAGCCCAAAGGATGGATGAAGAATTTGAAAGGCTAGGGGCTATGGAAGATTCGGGGGATCTACGCTTAGATATTCCGTTCGAGGAGGAACTTTACCAAGACAAAGATATATCTtgggaagaagacgaagaaaccgGCATGGCTATGCCTATTCCGTCTAGAGTGAAGGCTTATACAGAACCCGTTCCGAAACAACAGAAACCATACGATTATCAATCCTTCGATCCAGAAGAGCTGGAAAAATTCTTCGACATAGAACAGTTTCCCCCTTGCGCTATATGCGGACCACCGGAAGGTAGAGAACATCTGAATCCTGATTTATGGGGACTGGACGATCCTTGGTTCTTCGAACCTCCGATGCCCGACGGCACAGATCTAATAGACTTCGGCTCAGATCTAATAGACTTCGACACATAA